In Methanolobus chelungpuianus, a genomic segment contains:
- a CDS encoding cell division protein FtsZ: protein MLNILIIGNGQCGNRILDAINREAFGTKGRFAKYLSQQKYKSNVQTIAINTAVNDLKEMKFTKAKDRIHTPHLHGVGANRNVGKHVFEDNKTLIMKNIHDRGDFDVAFVITSASGGTGSSFTPMLIRELKEKCDYPIYALVVLPFREEGTLYLQNAAFCLKDLRESGADGIILADNQFLKQMGGNVESAYNGINDMIAKRLLFLLDALDSEMMMVTDLGDFKTVMSGGAGLATIGFYEAEAEMPIKSVIKNALSPEGMLFSTDAYQEASRSMIILKGDRKYMSIDEVSSEVEQLSSCVGQVFKGIIVRNDELPQVLTVLTLESAMELENLYAIAVEAINYERQKKERVDSMKEVDRAFSQINGMDPSY, encoded by the coding sequence TTGCTCAACATACTAATAATTGGAAACGGACAATGCGGAAACCGTATCCTTGATGCTATCAACAGGGAAGCTTTTGGCACCAAGGGCCGCTTTGCCAAGTACCTGTCCCAGCAGAAATATAAAAGCAACGTGCAGACGATTGCGATCAACACTGCGGTGAACGACCTTAAGGAAATGAAGTTCACCAAGGCAAAGGACAGGATACACACACCTCACTTACATGGTGTAGGTGCAAACCGGAACGTAGGTAAACACGTCTTTGAGGACAACAAGACCTTAATCATGAAAAATATTCATGATAGAGGAGACTTTGACGTTGCCTTCGTCATAACTTCAGCATCAGGGGGTACCGGTTCTTCTTTTACTCCAATGCTGATACGGGAGCTCAAGGAAAAATGCGACTATCCCATTTATGCGCTGGTTGTCCTGCCTTTCAGGGAAGAAGGGACGCTCTACCTGCAGAATGCGGCCTTCTGCCTGAAGGACCTGCGTGAGAGCGGTGCGGATGGTATCATCCTTGCTGACAACCAGTTCCTCAAACAGATGGGCGGGAACGTGGAGTCGGCCTACAATGGCATTAATGATATGATAGCCAAGAGGCTTCTGTTCCTGCTGGACGCACTCGACAGCGAGATGATGATGGTCACCGACCTTGGGGACTTCAAGACCGTGATGAGCGGCGGTGCCGGGCTCGCAACTATTGGTTTCTATGAAGCCGAAGCTGAAATGCCTATCAAGTCCGTTATAAAGAATGCTCTCTCTCCTGAAGGTATGCTCTTCTCGACGGACGCCTACCAGGAAGCAAGCAGGTCGATGATAATTCTCAAAGGTGACAGAAAATACATGAGCATCGATGAGGTGTCATCTGAAGTGGAACAGCTTTCAAGCTGTGTAGGTCAGGTGTTCAAAGGGATTATTGTGCGCAACGACGAACTTCCCCAGGTGCTCACCGTGCTGACCCTGGAGTCGGCGATGGAACTCGAGAACCTGTATGCCATAGCTGTTGAGGCCATCAACTACGAGCGCCAGAAGAAAGAGAGGGTCGACAGCATGAAGGAAGTTGACAGGGCCTTCTCTCAGATAAATGGCATGGACCCGTCCTATTGA
- a CDS encoding ABC transporter ATP-binding protein: MNDESNIIEIRNLSKVYPGGVEVRALDGIDLDIKRGEFLSIIGPSGSGKSTLLHMIGILDTPSSGTITIDGRVVTEMSEKERSKARNEVLGFVFQYHHLLPDFTALENVMMPLLIAGTGKKVARDIAAGLLEDVGLAERMDHLPSQLSGGQAQRVSVARALANNPGIVIGDEPTGNLDTKSSDMIYDLLRKLNQERGQTFILVTHDEKMAKKTDRIIRLIDGKIYED; encoded by the coding sequence ATGAATGACGAATCCAACATTATTGAGATAAGGAACCTCTCGAAGGTCTATCCGGGAGGTGTGGAAGTGCGTGCCCTTGACGGCATAGACCTTGATATCAAAAGAGGTGAGTTCCTTTCCATAATAGGTCCTTCAGGCTCGGGGAAAAGCACTCTTCTCCATATGATCGGCATACTTGACACACCCAGTTCCGGAACTATCACCATAGATGGCCGTGTTGTCACTGAGATGTCCGAAAAAGAGCGCTCCAAAGCTCGTAATGAAGTGCTGGGTTTTGTCTTCCAGTACCATCACCTTCTGCCCGATTTCACTGCCCTTGAAAATGTAATGATGCCTTTGCTTATTGCAGGCACCGGTAAGAAAGTTGCGAGGGATATAGCTGCAGGTCTCCTGGAGGACGTGGGACTGGCCGAAAGGATGGACCATCTGCCAAGCCAGCTGTCCGGAGGGCAGGCCCAGAGAGTCTCGGTTGCAAGGGCGCTTGCAAACAATCCGGGTATAGTCATAGGAGATGAGCCTACGGGCAATCTTGATACGAAGTCGAGCGATATGATATATGACCTGCTGAGAAAGCTGAATCAGGAAAGGGGACAGACATTCATCCTGGTTACCCATGATGAGAAGATGGCAAAGAAGACGGACCGCATAATAAGGCTCATCGACGGAAAGATATACGAGGATTAA
- a CDS encoding PPC domain-containing DNA-binding protein, protein MEYVKGSIGRVFTVRLDHGDDLLNELEGLARAENIRSALFLLLGAVREATLVVGPRENKVPPEVQWAGFQDTHEVVGIGNIFSENGNPKIHLHAAAGRGTEPKVGCLRGKSEIFMVAEVFILELTGINAERVLDANRGFAPVSFRK, encoded by the coding sequence ATGGAGTATGTAAAAGGATCGATAGGCAGGGTTTTCACGGTCCGGCTGGATCATGGTGATGACCTCCTTAATGAACTGGAAGGTCTTGCGAGGGCTGAGAATATAAGGTCTGCATTGTTCCTGCTGCTAGGTGCAGTCAGGGAGGCAACCCTTGTTGTCGGACCCCGGGAGAACAAAGTCCCTCCTGAAGTTCAGTGGGCCGGTTTTCAGGATACGCATGAAGTTGTTGGTATAGGTAACATCTTTTCAGAGAATGGTAATCCGAAGATCCACCTGCATGCTGCAGCAGGCAGGGGAACGGAGCCCAAGGTCGGTTGTCTGCGCGGCAAAAGTGAGATATTCATGGTCGCAGAAGTATTTATCCTTGAACTTACAGGAATCAACGCGGAAAGAGTGCTTGATGCAAACAGGGGTTTTGCGCCCGTTTCTTTCAGGAAATAG
- a CDS encoding transcriptional regulator gives MKSDDTSLLEGKGHEIIELLQGLDVPRTEAICIACLVCGEELTSQNIEQASGLRQPEVSIAMRPLRERKWIEERNEKKNSDKGRPVKYYKLVVPFEQIVETFENNILKRNKEIAEALEQLKELSANS, from the coding sequence ATGAAATCTGATGATACTAGTCTTTTAGAAGGAAAAGGTCACGAGATCATAGAGTTACTGCAGGGCCTGGATGTCCCCAGGACTGAAGCCATATGCATAGCATGCCTTGTCTGCGGCGAAGAGCTCACATCCCAGAACATAGAGCAGGCTTCCGGCCTCCGGCAGCCTGAGGTCAGCATTGCCATGCGCCCCTTAAGGGAAAGGAAATGGATAGAGGAGCGCAATGAGAAGAAAAACAGCGACAAGGGCAGGCCGGTGAAATACTATAAGCTGGTGGTGCCTTTTGAACAGATCGTCGAGACCTTTGAGAACAACATCCTGAAAAGGAACAAGGAAATTGCAGAAGCCCTTGAACAACTCAAGGAGCTCAGTGCAAATAGCTAA
- the eno gene encoding phosphopyruvate hydratase yields the protein MAYISEDNKYRIEKIRAREILDSRGNPTVEVDVRTSCGFGRASVPSGASTGTNEALELRDKEDRYGGKGVLDAVDNVATTIESELLGMDVRNQREIDGLMLALDGTDNKMELGANAILGVSMAVAKAAADSLNMPLYRYLGGVNAYTLPVPTMNVINGGKHAGNDLSIQEFMIQPKGADTYSEALRMGVETYHALGKVLKSKYGASALNVGYEGGYAPPLEMTADALDALVHAIEEAGYTESEITLGLDAAASEFFDGQNYSIDGKLLTPGEMIDYYLELIETYPIILIEDPFHEESFEDFATLTTEAWETIIVGDDLFVTNVSRLAKGIEMCAGNALLLKVNQIGTISEALDAANMAVRNGYSVVVSHRSAETEDATIADIAVALTADLIKTGAPARSDRTAKYNQLLRIEEDLGEAARYMQL from the coding sequence ATGGCGTATATTAGCGAGGATAATAAATATAGAATTGAGAAGATCCGTGCACGTGAGATCCTGGATTCAAGAGGCAATCCGACTGTTGAGGTGGATGTTCGCACCTCATGTGGTTTCGGCAGGGCCAGTGTGCCATCCGGTGCTTCTACCGGTACCAACGAAGCTCTGGAGCTGCGTGACAAGGAAGACCGTTATGGCGGTAAAGGTGTCCTTGATGCGGTGGACAACGTAGCAACCACCATCGAGAGCGAGTTACTGGGAATGGATGTCAGGAACCAGCGCGAGATCGACGGGCTGATGCTTGCTCTTGACGGTACCGACAACAAGATGGAGCTTGGCGCCAATGCGATCCTGGGTGTTTCCATGGCCGTTGCAAAGGCAGCTGCCGACTCCCTGAACATGCCGCTCTACAGGTATCTTGGCGGTGTGAATGCCTATACTCTCCCTGTTCCTACTATGAATGTCATCAATGGTGGAAAGCATGCAGGTAATGATCTTTCCATCCAGGAGTTCATGATCCAGCCAAAGGGTGCTGACACTTACTCCGAGGCCCTGCGTATGGGTGTCGAGACATATCATGCACTCGGCAAGGTGCTCAAGTCCAAATACGGCGCATCTGCACTCAATGTCGGGTATGAGGGCGGCTATGCCCCTCCGCTTGAGATGACTGCCGATGCCCTTGATGCCCTCGTTCACGCTATCGAGGAGGCCGGTTACACTGAATCTGAGATAACTCTCGGTCTTGACGCAGCGGCATCGGAGTTCTTTGACGGGCAGAACTATTCCATCGACGGCAAGTTGCTCACGCCCGGCGAGATGATAGATTACTATCTCGAACTTATCGAGACCTATCCCATCATACTTATCGAGGACCCCTTCCACGAGGAATCCTTCGAGGACTTCGCAACCCTCACAACCGAGGCATGGGAGACCATAATAGTGGGTGATGACCTCTTCGTGACCAATGTGTCACGTCTTGCAAAGGGTATAGAGATGTGTGCAGGCAATGCCCTGCTGCTCAAGGTCAACCAGATAGGCACGATATCCGAAGCCCTTGATGCAGCTAACATGGCAGTGCGCAATGGTTACAGCGTAGTTGTGAGCCACCGCTCCGCAGAGACCGAGGACGCAACGATAGCAGACATCGCAGTTGCCCTCACTGCAGATCTCATCAAGACAGGAGCGCCCGCAAGAAGCGACAGGACTGCAAAATACAACCAGCTCCTGCGCATAGAAGAAGATCTGGGTGAAGCTGCACGTTACATGCAGCTCTGA
- the larA gene encoding nickel-dependent lactate racemase: MNKDSYYHSQTKRYHGGVFIKVQIPYGKEYVGLDVGIPHEVIAPNQVRAGDESEIIDAALRNPVGTGSLEDFVKSSDRILVLVNDATRPTPTAKVLLRMRDILKSHKDVRFLVATGAHRGPTEEEFLYIFGEMYDEFRDRIFVHDARRDEDMEYLGVSSNGTEMYLNRMVNESRNVIVIGSVEPHYFAGYTGGRKAFLPGVASYRTIEMNHKHALSDAAQPLAIRGNPVAEDMDDAMEVLRDLNIFSIQTVLTADHGLYAMVAGDLFRSFDIAVEKANEVFCAQCSRKGNIVLTAAPYPMDIDLYQSQKALENGKLALEEGGIIILVSKCRQGVGDDAFLNLLCSANTCEEVMCKIDEGYKLGYHKAAKMAQIGVYAEMWAVSELDDATVRKAKLQPCMDIQGTFDRAVAKIREQRKQPYAVILPQGSLTVPLLR; this comes from the coding sequence ATAAATAAAGATTCCTATTATCACTCTCAGACAAAGAGATATCACGGAGGAGTTTTTATCAAAGTACAGATACCTTACGGAAAAGAGTATGTCGGCCTTGATGTAGGAATCCCCCACGAGGTCATTGCACCAAATCAGGTGAGGGCAGGGGATGAGTCAGAGATCATCGATGCGGCTTTGAGGAATCCTGTGGGAACTGGATCTCTTGAGGATTTCGTAAAGAGCAGTGACAGGATACTGGTACTGGTGAACGACGCCACAAGGCCGACACCCACCGCAAAGGTGCTCCTCAGGATGCGTGATATCCTTAAAAGCCACAAAGATGTGCGATTCCTTGTTGCGACAGGTGCACACAGGGGCCCTACAGAGGAGGAGTTCCTGTATATCTTCGGGGAAATGTACGACGAGTTCAGGGACAGGATATTCGTGCACGACGCACGCAGGGATGAGGACATGGAATATCTTGGCGTTTCTAGTAACGGTACCGAGATGTACCTTAATAGAATGGTGAACGAAAGCAGGAACGTCATAGTTATCGGAAGTGTGGAGCCACATTATTTTGCAGGCTATACGGGAGGAAGAAAGGCTTTCCTGCCGGGTGTGGCATCATACAGGACCATCGAGATGAACCACAAGCACGCACTATCCGATGCTGCACAACCCCTGGCCATCAGAGGGAACCCGGTTGCAGAGGACATGGACGATGCAATGGAAGTGCTCAGGGACCTTAACATATTCTCCATACAGACCGTCCTTACGGCAGACCATGGACTTTATGCCATGGTTGCAGGCGACCTTTTCAGGTCCTTCGATATTGCTGTGGAGAAGGCGAACGAAGTATTCTGTGCACAATGCAGCAGGAAGGGAAACATTGTGCTCACAGCCGCACCCTATCCTATGGATATTGACCTCTACCAGTCCCAGAAGGCACTGGAGAACGGCAAGCTGGCACTTGAGGAGGGAGGGATTATCATCCTGGTATCAAAATGCAGGCAGGGAGTGGGTGATGATGCGTTCCTGAACCTGCTGTGTTCTGCGAACACATGCGAGGAAGTCATGTGTAAGATAGATGAGGGTTACAAGCTCGGTTATCATAAGGCTGCCAAGATGGCGCAGATCGGAGTATATGCCGAGATGTGGGCAGTGTCCGAGCTTGACGATGCAACCGTCAGGAAGGCAAAACTGCAGCCCTGCATGGATATTCAGGGAACCTTTGACAGGGCGGTTGCAAAAATAAGAGAACAGAGGAAACAACCCTACGCAGTTATCCTGCCCCAGGGCAGCCTGACAGTCCCGCTCCTAAGATAA
- a CDS encoding LysE family translocator — protein MRTLTEPVQLLYFIAASAALTLLPGPDIIFVLTQSISSGKGAGIATACGLCTGLMFHTTAAALGVSAIIYKSALAFTLVKYAGAMYLLYLAFQAIRENDSFISSVSANRYGTSVLYKRGIFMNLLNPKVSLFFLAFLPQFVNTGAGNVPMQMVFLGLVFLVQALLIFILVSVFAGHIGLRLMNTPGIGRYVNRTKAAIFALIGLELAFSHK, from the coding sequence GTGCGAACCTTGACAGAACCGGTACAGTTACTATATTTCATTGCAGCCTCTGCGGCTCTGACACTGTTGCCGGGTCCTGATATCATCTTCGTGCTGACGCAGAGCATCTCCTCAGGCAAAGGGGCCGGCATTGCCACAGCGTGCGGCCTGTGCACGGGCCTCATGTTCCATACAACGGCTGCCGCACTGGGTGTTTCCGCCATTATCTATAAGTCTGCCCTGGCATTCACGCTCGTTAAGTATGCAGGTGCCATGTACCTACTGTACCTTGCATTCCAGGCTATCCGCGAAAATGACAGCTTCATATCCTCCGTATCCGCAAACAGGTACGGCACTTCAGTTCTGTATAAGCGGGGCATCTTTATGAACCTGCTCAATCCCAAGGTATCCCTTTTCTTCCTTGCCTTCCTGCCTCAGTTCGTGAACACCGGAGCAGGCAATGTCCCGATGCAGATGGTCTTCCTGGGCCTTGTGTTCCTTGTGCAGGCGCTGCTCATATTTATCCTGGTGTCCGTGTTCGCCGGTCATATTGGCCTCAGGCTCATGAACACGCCCGGTATCGGCAGGTATGTGAACCGTACAAAGGCCGCCATTTTTGCACTCATAGGTCTTGAGCTTGCGTTCTCGCATAAGTGA
- a CDS encoding ABC transporter permease yields the protein MYELDIAFRHISARKRLTFFAVFAVALAIGVIVVLMSLMSGFTDELMSMTIENSAHIVVSPVEGTTDYVHFYRHYSEQILGIEGVSAVSPVFTGQVALQYRDKAQGIELYGIDPVAEDAVMQIDENIVSGNFSALSRSNNGIVLGDRLAQDLGVGVGDTVSAVVPASDPASYKVVGIFHTGTPTDETLAYARFDSVQDLFGESGVASGIKVRTNDPYQAEEISLSIESSTGLDAVSWIEANRNILELLNTQAVLVWLYYGLIYLIAGFGVANTLITVVMEKRREIGMLMAMGTSRRHITNIFLLESLILGTIGVLVGCVLGYLGTVLLSSYQIDLPSEMYFGLTTLPLKLEASNFFYAIVFSFVINVVAGVYPARRASRMDPVEAIESE from the coding sequence ATGTACGAACTGGACATAGCATTCCGGCATATAAGCGCACGCAAAAGGCTTACATTCTTTGCCGTGTTCGCGGTAGCCCTTGCCATAGGCGTGATAGTTGTGCTCATGTCCCTGATGTCCGGGTTCACGGACGAGCTCATGTCTATGACCATAGAGAACTCGGCTCATATTGTTGTAAGCCCCGTGGAAGGTACAACAGACTACGTGCACTTCTACCGGCACTATTCTGAGCAGATACTCGGCATTGAAGGCGTTTCAGCAGTGTCGCCTGTATTCACAGGACAGGTCGCACTGCAATACAGGGACAAGGCACAGGGTATCGAACTATACGGTATTGATCCAGTTGCAGAGGACGCTGTCATGCAGATTGACGAGAATATCGTTTCCGGGAACTTCTCCGCCCTTTCAAGAAGTAACAATGGCATAGTTCTTGGTGACAGGCTGGCTCAGGATCTTGGGGTCGGTGTTGGCGACACGGTATCTGCAGTGGTACCTGCATCAGATCCTGCTTCATATAAGGTTGTGGGGATATTCCATACAGGCACCCCCACGGATGAAACCCTTGCCTATGCACGCTTCGATTCTGTTCAGGATCTGTTTGGGGAGAGTGGTGTGGCAAGCGGCATTAAAGTGCGCACCAATGACCCTTATCAGGCGGAAGAAATATCCCTTTCGATAGAATCATCCACAGGACTTGATGCGGTAAGCTGGATAGAGGCAAACAGGAATATACTGGAACTGTTAAACACCCAGGCTGTTCTTGTCTGGCTCTATTATGGTTTGATCTATCTCATAGCCGGTTTTGGCGTTGCGAATACCCTAATCACGGTGGTCATGGAAAAGCGCAGGGAAATAGGCATGCTGATGGCCATGGGAACTTCAAGAAGGCACATAACTAATATCTTTCTGCTGGAATCACTGATCCTGGGCACAATAGGTGTACTGGTGGGCTGTGTTCTGGGATACCTTGGAACCGTACTGCTTTCCAGCTACCAGATCGACCTGCCCAGTGAGATGTATTTCGGGCTGACCACCCTCCCACTGAAGCTGGAGGCATCTAACTTTTTCTATGCCATCGTGTTCTCTTTTGTGATAAATGTGGTTGCAGGTGTGTATCCGGCAAGGAGGGCCTCACGCATGGATCCGGTGGAAGCCATTGAAAGTGAATGA